taatcctgtttttatcaaggaagaaatttcatgctaagcaaatttttgtgcatagcagctctatgaaattgggcccaggtggcaatgtggtggcagttgatttgacAGCCagtaagtgtagccctcaccttgaagtggtcgtagggccttgtgatgttagacTATCTCTCACAAAAAATTAATCTGAAAGGTTGTACAACAAGAGAGGCCCTTGTCGTTGTTAAAACCATTTTTCACAGTgcaaaaaggtaatttcttaaAACAAAACTCATTCTTATTATCTGAGAAATAATTGTTGCAATTTCTTTGCTCGACCAATCCTTTCTAATAACACTTATACCGATTTAATTTCTTACCTGATAAACTAGAAGGTCAGGATTAAGAATACAAGGCAGACTCAAGGAAGAGATGATGCTTTCTTCAGCGTCTTCAGAGATTAAATTTCTGTTTCTTCCGAGATGGACTAATACAAGTTGAGAGGATTCTGATATGGGCTCCTGGAatggacaaaaacaaacaccaaaatgtttaaaggcagtggacactattggtaattactcaaaataattattatcataaaacctttcttgattacgagtaatggggagaggttgatagtataaaacattgtgagaaacagctccctctgaagtaacgtagttttcgaaaaagaagtaatttttcacgaatttgatttcgagccctcagatttagaatttgaggtctcaaaatcaagcatccgaagcATTTTTCGTGCGACAAAGgcatttgtttctttcattattatctcgcaacttcgacgatcgattgagctcaaattttcacaggtttgtttttttatgcatatgttgagatacaccaagtgagaagactggtctttgacaataaccaatagtgtccagtgtctttaagggtttTTATCTGATTATTACTAATGCTCCAAACCCTCTCACCCCTCTCCCTTCCTCCCGCAGGTCATCTGCCCCTCAAAGACAACAACCGGAATCGTAAATAccgttacaccaagtgagaagacacaagtagtctttgacaattaccaatagtgtccagtgtctttaaactatcTCAGGgctggaacaaaaaataaaccacaagggaaacttctATTGCAGTTACctgttgcttttgttttaatttcaactCCGGCCTGGCTCCAAGTGCCACTGGATTCACTCTTAGACTTGTTAGATCTATAGTCTCTGCTGCTTCAGGCTGATTGGCGAGGTCCACCTCACCGGACCTCCCATCAGCCAATCTCAAATCACCATTCCTACTTGTCGCTTTGTCTCCAGCAGATCTCAAGTCTGATTCTTGCTCCTTGTGAGAATCTCCGCCTGACTTGGATGACTCTTCTTGAGTCCGCAGGCAGTCTGAGTCTGACTTCTTATCAGATGTCTGGTTTCCGCCTCCTCTTCTGCGGAACAAAGCAGTGACATCAATGGGGCCAGATCGTTTCAGAATCTCTTTCGTGAGTGCACTATCTACACCACTGATAGTATCCACGCACTTCAGCTCACTTTGACCTTTCAACTCCGACCTGTTTTCCTCTGACCTGTTCGCCTCTGACCTGCTTTCAAGCAAGACATTTGATTGATGACAATCCTCTGTAGTGCTTTTAATCATGAACTCTGCAAACGGCGTTGCTTCGAACATGTCCTCTTTGGATTGGTTCAACAAACGCGCCAATGGCAGGTCAAGGGTCACTGCTACAATGTCAGGTGTCACTGACACTATTTTCCTGATTGGTCCGGAGAAACTGTAAGTTaaagaaatttgaaataaatgttttaagaGGAATTCTATTCAAAATCAATTGTAAGCCATACATTTAATTGTAGTATCTTTCAGAATAGCCCTAAATGTTAATCCAAACGGAATTTGGATTCTCAGATTACAAAATGAAATGAGGATTTGGGTTTTGCTCCCATTTGAAGTTTACCACCTACATCGAGAATTCAACACTTTATATGAGAGCACTATGTGTTCATTGCcagaaagatgaaaaaaaaaaaacttacaacagttttgggttgaacaaaaacaaactgccgagagtgggacttgaacccaagaTCTCCGAATTAAAGTACAggcgctcaaccaactgagctgtccAGCTCTAGTATGGCTGCTCTCcatgttttgtcaatatctttgtttgggggtgccagtcagtaGTCGGACAAATCGATTTATTACTCACTTCTGTATTGTTTTATCTACCACCAACTGATTGTTGCCATCTAACTCACACACCTATAGTTtgagaaaaacagaaaaacatcaATTAAAATACATATTGTGCAATTGCAGTTATTGATCCTAAACACTTCATCCCAACAATAcatttggggtgttttttggCGACCATGACCAGAAACAAGTTTTCGACGTGTAAAGTTCACTGGCTGACACCATTTCCGAGAGCTACGCGAAAACGGGTCAGTAGCGAGAAAAAGTTTATGATGTAGGTACATCTCTTGAAAGGTTGTGTTTCTTAAAATATTCACccttcattttattttcaagtgATGGAACTTAATTTacattatttaattgttatgctCTGCTTATCCTGTTAATATACAGAAATGATGAGTGCTTTAATATACCCCTAAGGATGAGACGTGAGTATTATCATTAGAATACAATCAATAAAATTGTCTAATTGAAATGAATCTGTGACCTTTTAAAGCTGACTTCATATGATCATGATAATAATTCACTCACAATAAGTTTTGATCCAAGAGCaacaatgacctttgacccatcCAGGGACCATACTCCTGCTGTGATTCTTTGATGTGTGTTTAAAGGTAGAGTCTTGACTGAATCTTTCTCTGGGTCGACTAATAGAAGCTGGTCCCTGCTTAGGATAAGAAGAAGTGCTGTGGTGGGATGCCACATACAACCTGGGTGTGaaattggaagaaaaacacatttttgggAGTTAATGaaacttcatctttgagagggcaaggcaggggcaaggccatttttttattttgcaaagggtacttccAATGAAAGTTTTGCAGTCTAAAGAAAACTTTGGGAGGCCAGGTCTATAATCAGAACATTCcgaaaatttcatagagctgctaagcacaaaaatttgctaagcatgaaatttcttccttgataaaaacaggataaccagccaaatttccacgtgattttcagg
Above is a window of Asterias rubens chromosome 11, eAstRub1.3, whole genome shotgun sequence DNA encoding:
- the LOC117296664 gene encoding WD repeat and coiled-coil-containing protein-like, which encodes MMFLGRGKSRRANVNHLQNAFHPVHGLVWSDGEHVNLSSISVNQDEITACPPTTLGQFNSVEQVAWSGDSTQCFLSVQHTRSITLWKVQLDKSQKLKLSRVKEIHEEAIPQGCMWHPTTALLLILSRDQLLLVDPEKDSVKTLPLNTHQRITAGVWSLDGSKVIVALGSKLIVCELDGNNQLVVDKTIQNFSGPIRKIVSVTPDIVAVTLDLPLARLLNQSKEDMFEATPFAEFMIKSTTEDCHQSNVLLESRSEANRSEENRSELKGQSELKCVDTISGVDSALTKEILKRSGPIDVTALFRRRGGGNQTSDKKSDSDCLRTQEESSKSGGDSHKEQESDLRSAGDKATSRNGDLRLADGRSGEVDLANQPEAAETIDLTSLRVNPVALGARPELKLKQKQQEPISESSQLVLVHLGRNRNLISEDAEESIISSLSLPCILNPDLLVYQRLSGVLVVGSNTQTKSYQASVDQGKQLRGRQTLDFNLSNHERPLGLCTVSNSKDLLLLTGEQSRAADITFLPSSRSSEYQLKLRKVKLKYDSS